Proteins encoded together in one Chitinophaga varians window:
- a CDS encoding copper homeostasis protein CutC: MSFVLEICAASVASCIAAEEGGASRIELCDNLLEGGTTPSYATIAVAREKVKIDLYPIIRPRGGDFLYSDLEFEVMKKDIVLCKELGCNGVVIGILTPDGRVDKKRCKELVDLAWPMGVTFHRAFDMTDNPFEALEDIIGIGCERILTSGARNTAVEGASLLKDLVERANDRIAIMAGSGVRANNIADLVKTTGVTEFHTTAKAYEESGMVYRNPNVSMGGIPGVPEYGISQTQRQEVLLIRERGEKALQEINQ; the protein is encoded by the coding sequence ATGTCTTTTGTCCTCGAAATATGCGCGGCCTCTGTTGCTTCCTGCATCGCAGCCGAAGAAGGAGGCGCCAGCCGCATTGAACTGTGCGATAACCTGCTGGAAGGCGGCACCACCCCCAGTTACGCTACCATCGCGGTGGCCCGCGAAAAAGTAAAAATAGACCTCTATCCCATCATACGCCCCAGAGGCGGCGATTTCCTCTACTCCGACCTGGAATTTGAAGTGATGAAAAAAGATATCGTCCTCTGCAAAGAACTCGGCTGTAATGGCGTCGTGATCGGTATCCTTACGCCGGACGGGCGGGTCGACAAAAAACGCTGCAAAGAACTGGTCGACCTGGCATGGCCGATGGGCGTCACTTTCCATCGTGCTTTCGACATGACCGACAACCCGTTTGAAGCACTGGAAGATATCATCGGGATCGGTTGCGAGCGCATTCTCACCTCCGGCGCCCGCAATACCGCCGTGGAAGGGGCATCCCTGCTGAAAGACCTGGTGGAACGCGCCAACGACCGCATCGCCATCATGGCCGGCTCCGGCGTCAGGGCCAATAACATCGCAGACCTGGTCAAAACCACCGGCGTAACAGAATTCCATACCACCGCGAAAGCCTATGAAGAAAGCGGTATGGTGTACCGCAATCCCAATGTCAGCATGGGCGGCATTCCCGGCGTACCTGAATACGGCATCTCCCAGACCCAGCGCCAGGAAGTATTATTAATTCGTGAAAGAGGGGAAAAAGCCTTGCAGGAGATCAACCAGTAG
- a CDS encoding alkaline phosphatase, whose translation MKKLIIATGLLLGGLFAQAQVKGVKHVILIGMDGFGAYCFPKVDNPNMKQLMKEGAWTLQARSVLPSSSAVNWASMVMGAGPEIHGYTEWDSRKPELPSRTLDQYGMFPSIYTILREQKPKAEIGVIYSWEGIGYLFPKAAVNKDLGTKDNDSLATEASVAYIKEKKPDFLFIHFDQPDGVGHNIGHNIQPYFDQVKKNDELLGKILQAVKDAGIWDNTIILLTADHGGIKKGHGGKTMEEMQIPWIIRGPGVKANKELGTSVVTYDTAATIAWIFGLKTPQVWTGRPVTEAFK comes from the coding sequence ATGAAAAAACTGATCATCGCAACCGGACTGTTGCTGGGCGGTCTATTCGCGCAGGCACAGGTCAAAGGCGTAAAACATGTCATCCTGATAGGCATGGACGGCTTTGGCGCTTATTGTTTTCCGAAAGTGGACAATCCCAATATGAAACAGCTAATGAAAGAAGGCGCGTGGACACTGCAGGCACGCAGTGTACTGCCTTCCTCTTCCGCTGTCAACTGGGCTTCCATGGTCATGGGCGCCGGACCGGAAATACATGGCTATACCGAATGGGACAGCCGTAAACCCGAACTGCCGTCCCGCACACTCGATCAATACGGCATGTTCCCTTCTATCTACACCATCCTGCGCGAACAAAAACCCAAAGCGGAAATTGGCGTGATCTACAGCTGGGAAGGAATCGGGTACCTCTTCCCCAAAGCGGCGGTCAACAAGGACCTTGGCACCAAAGACAATGACAGTCTGGCTACCGAAGCATCTGTAGCCTATATCAAAGAGAAAAAACCGGACTTCCTTTTTATACATTTTGATCAGCCGGACGGTGTTGGGCACAATATTGGTCACAATATCCAGCCTTACTTCGACCAGGTGAAAAAGAACGATGAACTGCTGGGCAAAATCCTGCAGGCTGTCAAAGATGCCGGCATCTGGGATAACACCATTATCCTCCTCACTGCCGATCATGGCGGTATCAAAAAAGGCCACGGCGGCAAAACCATGGAAGAAATGCAGATTCCCTGGATTATCCGCGGCCCGGGCGTAAAGGCAAACAAAGAGCTTGGCACCAGTGTTGTTACGTACGATACCGCTGCCACCATCGCCTGGATCTTTGGCTTGAAAACACCACAGGTATGGACCGGAAGACCTGTAACTGAAGCTTTTAAATGA
- a CDS encoding beta-N-acetylhexosaminidase has protein sequence MKKLFYLCLLGGTAALGSCSGSRHADAPKGKVSIIPMPASITEKQDSFLLDKHTVIVATGEADRKTAALFNAWLKEFTGYELDIKETGDRNAITLHTGNDSTNAEGYTLNVDNKGVTINGNSGAGTFYGIQSLIQLLPVQKADAMYIPGVSITDAPRFAYRGLHLDVGRHFFPVEFIKKYIDLLAMHKYNTFHWHLTEDQGWRIEIKKYPRLQEVASKRKETMAGHYTENNQQYDGKPYGGFYTQEQVKEVVKYATDHFVTVIPEIEMPGHALAALTAYPNLGCTGGPYAVGTRWGVYDDVYCAGNDSVYAFLQDVLDEVLPLFPSKYIHIGGDECPKVRWEKCPKCQARMKQEGLKDAHALQSYFIQRMEKYLNSKGRQIIGWDEILEGGLAPNATVMSWRGIEGGIAAAKQHHDVIMTPGSYCYFDHYQSQGHNEPLAIGGYTPVSKVYSYEPVPAELSKEEAKYIKGAQANLWTEYIANTDYLEYMVYPRASALAEVLWTPAGKRNYDNFVDRLKVHVKRLDQKKVNYAKHVFEVTGAVTDNKKGGVEVKLDSKLDGGKIVYTLDSTAPSLQSKAYSGPVQIQQSGTLRAQVFQGDKPFGNEYSQHFIFHKALGKKVTLAAPPSKDYDPGSSFALVNGIEGIASYNDGQWFGYNGKNMEAVVELDSIQDIRLVGLNTLNLRANWIYPPKQVTFSVSEDGKTYKEIYKQTTFNQTGINQVRGKVEARGRFVKLSAANFGTIPAGGEGAGNPAWLFVDEMIIQ, from the coding sequence ATGAAAAAATTGTTCTACCTGTGCCTTCTGGGTGGCACCGCCGCCCTGGGCAGCTGCTCCGGCTCCCGCCATGCAGATGCGCCCAAAGGAAAAGTAAGCATCATCCCGATGCCGGCCAGCATAACAGAAAAACAGGATTCATTCCTGCTCGACAAACACACCGTGATTGTCGCTACCGGCGAAGCTGACCGCAAAACAGCGGCCCTCTTCAATGCCTGGCTGAAGGAATTCACCGGTTATGAACTGGATATCAAAGAGACAGGCGACAGAAACGCCATTACCCTGCATACCGGCAACGACAGCACTAACGCCGAAGGTTATACGCTGAATGTGGACAACAAGGGCGTGACCATCAACGGTAACAGCGGCGCAGGCACTTTTTACGGCATACAGTCGCTCATCCAGCTGCTGCCCGTACAAAAGGCCGATGCCATGTACATCCCCGGCGTCAGCATCACCGATGCTCCCCGCTTCGCCTACCGTGGCCTCCACCTCGATGTGGGCCGTCACTTCTTCCCGGTGGAATTCATCAAAAAATATATCGATCTGCTGGCGATGCACAAATACAACACCTTCCACTGGCACCTCACGGAAGACCAGGGCTGGCGCATCGAGATCAAAAAATATCCGCGCCTGCAGGAAGTGGCCTCCAAACGTAAAGAGACCATGGCCGGACATTACACCGAGAACAACCAACAATATGACGGAAAGCCCTATGGTGGCTTCTATACACAGGAGCAGGTGAAAGAAGTGGTGAAATATGCTACTGATCATTTTGTGACCGTCATCCCTGAAATAGAAATGCCCGGCCACGCGCTGGCTGCCCTCACCGCCTATCCCAACCTGGGCTGTACCGGCGGGCCCTACGCTGTAGGCACGCGCTGGGGCGTGTATGACGACGTGTATTGCGCCGGCAACGACAGCGTGTACGCCTTCCTTCAGGATGTGCTGGACGAAGTACTGCCGTTGTTCCCCAGCAAATACATCCACATCGGAGGTGATGAATGCCCCAAAGTGCGCTGGGAAAAATGCCCTAAATGCCAGGCCCGCATGAAACAGGAAGGCCTGAAAGACGCCCATGCCCTGCAGAGCTACTTCATACAGCGCATGGAAAAATACCTGAACAGCAAAGGCCGTCAGATTATTGGCTGGGACGAAATCCTGGAAGGAGGCCTCGCCCCTAATGCCACCGTCATGAGCTGGCGAGGCATTGAAGGCGGTATCGCCGCCGCAAAACAGCATCACGATGTGATTATGACGCCAGGCAGCTACTGCTACTTTGACCATTACCAGTCACAGGGCCACAACGAACCACTGGCTATCGGCGGCTATACCCCTGTCAGCAAAGTATACAGCTACGAACCCGTGCCCGCGGAGCTGAGCAAGGAAGAAGCTAAATACATCAAAGGCGCACAGGCCAACCTGTGGACCGAATACATCGCCAATACCGATTACCTCGAGTACATGGTATATCCCCGCGCTTCCGCACTGGCAGAAGTATTGTGGACGCCGGCCGGCAAACGCAACTACGATAACTTCGTGGACAGGCTTAAAGTACATGTAAAACGCCTCGACCAGAAGAAAGTGAACTACGCCAAACATGTGTTTGAAGTGACAGGCGCCGTGACCGACAATAAAAAAGGCGGCGTGGAAGTAAAACTCGACAGCAAGCTGGATGGCGGCAAAATCGTGTATACCCTCGACAGCACCGCTCCTTCCCTGCAGTCAAAAGCCTACAGCGGCCCGGTGCAGATACAGCAGTCAGGTACCCTGCGGGCGCAGGTATTCCAAGGCGACAAACCTTTCGGTAATGAATACAGCCAGCATTTCATCTTCCACAAAGCACTGGGTAAAAAAGTGACGCTCGCAGCGCCGCCCAGCAAGGATTATGATCCGGGCAGCAGCTTCGCGCTGGTAAATGGCATTGAAGGCATCGCTTCCTATAATGACGGCCAGTGGTTTGGCTACAACGGCAAAAACATGGAAGCCGTGGTGGAACTGGACAGCATCCAGGACATCCGCCTGGTAGGCCTGAACACGCTGAACCTGCGGGCCAACTGGATTTATCCTCCCAAACAGGTCACCTTCTCCGTTTCAGAAGATGGCAAGACCTATAAAGAGATATATAAACAAACCACCTTCAATCAAACCGGTATCAACCAGGTACGAGGCAAGGTAGAGGCCCGTGGCCGTTTCGTGAAACTCAGCGCTGCCAACTTCGGCACTATTCCTGCCGGAGGAGAAGGCGCCGGTAACCCGGCCTGGCTCTTTGTAGATGAAATGATCATACAATAA
- a CDS encoding phosphohydrolase produces the protein MDLTRAIAIATEAHQGQVDKYGQPYITHVLRVMQMGRTNEEKIVGVLHDVVEDSPWTFEDLAREGLAPHLLEALRCVTKESEEEDYEHFVNRTLQNRLAATVKLNDLTDNMDIRRMTTVQDKDVTRLNKYLNAYRKIAAALIQEK, from the coding sequence ATGGATTTAACCCGTGCAATCGCTATTGCCACTGAGGCCCACCAGGGCCAGGTGGACAAATATGGCCAGCCCTACATCACCCATGTGCTCCGTGTCATGCAAATGGGACGTACCAACGAAGAGAAAATCGTCGGTGTATTGCATGATGTAGTGGAAGACAGTCCATGGACCTTTGAAGACCTTGCCCGTGAAGGCCTGGCGCCCCACCTGCTGGAAGCGCTTCGCTGCGTCACGAAAGAATCTGAAGAAGAGGATTACGAACATTTTGTAAACCGTACCCTGCAAAACCGTTTGGCCGCTACCGTTAAGCTCAATGATCTGACAGACAACATGGACATCCGCCGGATGACGACCGTGCAGGACAAAGATGTTACCCGACTGAACAAGTACCTGAACGCCTACCGCAAGATCGCTGCAGCGCTTATCCAGGAGAAATAA
- a CDS encoding endonuclease/exonuclease/phosphatase family protein, with product MKRLLLVTVVCLTGLSLTAQVQKVKVLTYNIHHGENMKGLLDLQGIANVILATNPDLVALQEVDSATQRTKNTDQLKELAAITGMYTYFAKAMNFDGGGYGTGILSRFPITEAITLPLPSVTKEEVEPRVAGIITVKLPGDSLLHFVSAHLDAEKPAANRIAQANQLAAYFKETKTPVILAGDFNALPASKEIKTLKKIFTDATQQMGPTFPADSPRVKLDYIMVHPQNRWNVTGARIIEEAVASDHRPVLSELELK from the coding sequence ATGAAAAGATTGCTGCTCGTCACCGTCGTTTGTCTGACAGGATTATCACTCACAGCCCAGGTGCAAAAAGTGAAAGTACTGACCTACAACATCCATCACGGTGAAAACATGAAAGGCCTGCTCGACCTTCAGGGGATTGCCAACGTGATCCTCGCTACCAATCCGGACCTGGTAGCCCTGCAGGAAGTCGACAGTGCTACCCAACGCACTAAAAACACCGACCAGCTTAAAGAACTGGCAGCGATCACCGGCATGTACACCTACTTTGCCAAAGCAATGAACTTCGATGGCGGTGGCTATGGCACCGGTATCCTCTCCCGCTTCCCTATCACGGAAGCCATTACGCTTCCTTTACCTTCTGTCACGAAGGAAGAAGTGGAGCCGAGAGTGGCCGGCATCATCACCGTAAAACTGCCAGGCGACAGCCTGCTGCACTTTGTCAGCGCCCACCTCGATGCAGAAAAGCCCGCGGCCAATCGTATCGCACAGGCCAACCAGCTGGCGGCCTACTTTAAGGAAACAAAAACACCTGTCATCCTCGCCGGCGACTTTAACGCGCTTCCCGCCAGTAAAGAAATAAAAACACTGAAAAAGATATTCACTGACGCTACCCAGCAGATGGGGCCTACCTTCCCTGCCGACTCTCCACGCGTAAAGCTGGACTATATCATGGTCCACCCGCAAAACCGCTGGAATGTCACCGGGGCAAGGATCATCGAAGAAGCGGTAGCTTCCGACCACCGCCCCGTGCTCAGTGAACTGGAACTGAAATAA